GGAAACGGTGAAGGTGTGGTCCGCCTCCTGGGTCAGCAGCTTGATCCCACCGGTGGCCGTGGCCACCAGGTCGGCGTCGCCGTCGCCGTCCATGTCCCCAGCCGTGACGGCCTGGCTGCCGGCGGTGCCGGCGACCGGGCCGGTGGACTCCAGCGTGCCCGCGTCAGTCTGCCGGAAGATCTCCACGCCCGGAGTGGTGGCCAGCGCGACGTCCTGCTTGCCGTCGCCATTGGCGTCGACCAGGGTCAGGCTGGCGTTGTCCGAGTACTGGAGCCCGGTGGCGTACGTGACCGGGGTGCCCAGGGTGCCGTTGGAGGTCTGCGGGAAGACGAAGAGCTTGTAGTCGTTGGTCGCGTCGAAGTAGTAGCTCGTCGACATGACCACGTCGTTGCGACCGTCACCCGTCACGTCGCCGATGGCCACCGCCTCCGGCCAGGAGCCGGTGCTGGTCGACTGGGTCGGCCCGAACAGCGGCGCCTCGCCGCTGGCCAGCGACAGGGTGTAGGCCCGGGCGTCGAGGGCGCCGTTGTAGTTGCGCACCGAGACGTAGTAGGTGCCCGCGGCGACCTTGGCGGAGACCTTCTCCGCACCACCGGCGGCCTGCGTGTCGGACTGGCCGACCAGGCGCAGGTTGCTGTCGTAGACGGCGAGGACCGGGTCCACGTTCTGCGACAGGTTCCCGTCGTAGGCGGGCGGGTTCACCGTGACGTCGACGGCCTTGAGGCTGTCGACGGAGAACTTGTACCAGTCGACATCGCCCTCGGCACCGATGGTGCCGGTGACCGAGGAGCCGAGCGGGGTGGCCCGGGCCGGCACGTCGTTGGGCTCGTTCGCGCCCAGGGACGGGGTCGGGAATTCCGGGGCCCAGCCGCCGCCGACCGAGGCGTACGCGTCGAGGACGCCGTAGCCGTAGTACGGGTCGATGCCGCGCGGGCCGGCGTCCCGGGCGTTCTTCCGGAGCCAGGAGAGGACCTGCGCCGGGGTCAGCGACGGGTACAGCGTCCGCACCAGCGCGGCGGTGCCGGAGACGATCGGGGCGGAGAAGGAGGTGCCGTCGCCGATGTAGTAGTCCCCGCCCGGACCGGTGGAGACGATCCCCGCGCCGGGGGCGGCGATGTCGATCCAGTCGCCGTACGAGCTGAAGTCGGTGAGCTTGCCGGCGGCGTCGGTCGCGGCGACCGCGATGACCTCGGAGTACGCCGCCGGGTACTGGGCCCGGCCGTCGCCGTCGTTACCGGCGGCCACCACGACCACCACGCCCTTGCCGGTCGCGTACTTGATCGCGTCGTGCAGGGCCGAGTCGTCACCGGGACCGCCGAGCGACATGTTGATGATCTTGGCGCCGTGGTCGGCGGCCCAGATCACGCCCGCGGCGATGTCCGAGTCGTACCCGGAGCCCTCGGCGTCGAGGACCTTGACCGGCATGACGCGGGCAGTCCACGCGGCGCCCGCCACGCCGATGCCGTTGCCGGTGTTGGCCGCGGCGATGCCGGCGACCATCGTGCCGTGGCCGTTGTCGTCGGCCGGCGCGGCGCCCGGGGAAAGCACGTTGTAGCCGGTCACCGTCCGGCCGGTGAGGTCCGGGTGGGTGACGTCCACGCCGGTGTCGACCACCGCGATGACCTGGCTGGTCGAGCCCTTGGTCCGGTCCCACGCCTGCGGCAGCCGGACCGTGTTCAGGTAGTTCTGGTCACCGTAGGTGTACGCCGGGTCGTTCGGCGCGACGGTGGCCTTGCGCTTGTAGTCGAGGCTGACGCCGGCGACCGCCGGATCCTTGCGCAGGCTGCGCATCAGGTCGACGGCGGAGCCCTTTCCGTGCACCTTGACCCACCGGGTCCCGCGGATGGCGGAGCTGGTGCGGACGTCGCGCCGGGAGAGGACCCGGTCCTTCGCGGACTTGGCGGCGTCGGACTTGAAGCGGACCAGGACGGCGTTCGCGTCGAAGTCGCGCTCCTTCAGGTCGCGCGGACGTTCCAGCCGCGGCAACTGCTTGGCGCTGAACTCGTGATCGGGTGACTGGGCAGCGTAGGCAAGGTACGCGGGCGGGACGAGCGCCCCCGTGACGGCCAGTGCGAGCGCAGCCACCGCCGAACGGCGGAGTGGCAAGAGAACCCCCGTGTTGAAGGGATGTAGAAGGCCGCAGCCACGTTCCCGGGCTTGCAGGCGATCGCAGTCTGCCAGACGGGAAGCCGCGACACCAGCGAAAAACGGCTATGTTGCTGGTGTCCGAATGAGCCGGCCCCGATGGGACCGGTTGGTGCTGCTCCAGTGGTCCGTTTTGCGATCCGGCCCGGTCCGCACTCAGTAGTCTGGGCCGGACGTCGGTCACCGCCCCTCGACCGTTTCGCCCCCCTCGGCGTGATCGCTGGAACCGCGTGGAGGGCGGACCACATGAGCCTGGACGAGACGTACGAGCGCGGCCTGCGGGTCACGGAGCAACTGCTCGGTCAACGGCTGGACCTGCCGATGGGGCCCGGCGAGCCGGCGTCGGGGATCGATTTCCGCAAGCTCTCGGTGGCGCAGACGTTCGGCGAGTCGTGGACGAGAACGGCGCTCGACACCCGCGGCCGGAGCCTGGTGTCGGTCGCCATCGCGGCCACCCTCGGCGCTTCCGAACCGCTTCGGGGCCAGCTCCGAATCGCTCTGAACAGTGGCGTCACCAAGGACGAGATCGTCGATCTCTTCATCCACCTGCTGGCGTACGCCGGTGCGGCCCGGGCGTTCGAGGGCTACCAGATCGCGATGGCGGTCTTCGCCGAGCACCCGAACCAGGACTGACCACGGCACCTGGACCGGCGGCCCAAGACCTGGGCTGCGGTACCGAGCCACCGGCTCCAATCCATTCCGTCAGGGCGACCGGCCCGGGGGCGTGTCGCGACGATCGAGCTGGTCGACGAGGTCGCGGACGGCGGCGTGGAGGTCCTCGTCCGGAGTGAACCGGTGGCCTACTCGGCCCGCCAGCGGGCGGCGTGATCGACCCCGGGAAACAGCGAAGCCCAGCTTCGCGGTGCCGCCCGAGCCACAGATGGTGGCCTCGTTCGGCGTGCCGCTGACCTGGGCGCATGGGGGCTAGTAGCGGAAATCCTTCCGACATCCCTCAACGCTTCCCGATCCTGTGGGGACCTTTTGCGGACAGGATGCGGACCGCCTCTGCTAGGCGGACGGGGACGGGGCCTCCGGTGGGCGGCCGGCGGCGCGTCGGGCGTCCGCGACGGCGACCCCGAGCAGCACGACGACAGCGGCGAGGGCGGCGAGCAGCGGCGGGCCGAAGAACAACAGCGGCGCCAGCAGAACCAGAACGCCGATGCCGACGAGCCGGCGCACGGCGAGCCGGTTGAAGACGACCCGTTCCAGCCGACTGCGGCCGAACAGGAAGATCGCCGGCCCGCCGAGGATGACCGCGAGCCAGGCCGGCACGGAGGGCCCCTGGGGATTCGCCAACACGATTTCCGAGCCAGCCGCGGCGAAGGTGATGCCGAGCACCATGAGCAGATGGGCCACGCCGACGATCCCGCCGGCAGCTGCCCGATTCGACGCCATGTCGACGGCCTCGGCCAGCACTTGGCCCGCACGATAGAAGTAGATCCGCCACATCAGCACGGACGACAGGAACGTGACCACCAAGGCCGCCTTTGCGGCGAGCGTGGTGGGGTGGGTGGCGTAGGTGAGGCCGATGGACAGCACCGTCTCGCCGAGCGCGATCAGCAACAGTTGCTGGTAGCGCTCGGGGAGGTATCGGCTGCTGGACGTCGCCCACGCGCTGGTCGGTGGTCGGCCCATGCCGGGTACCGGCCATCTGGCCCGCGCCACGACCAGGTCCACGGTGATGGCGACCAACCACAGGGCCAGCCGGTAGTTTCCGTGCATCGCCGCCCCGGCGAGCCAGATGACGCCGGAGACGCCGGCCCAGATGGCCAGGCGGGTGTAGAGCGCCCG
This sequence is a window from Micromonospora sp. NBRC 110009. Protein-coding genes within it:
- a CDS encoding carboxymuconolactone decarboxylase family protein, which encodes MSLDETYERGLRVTEQLLGQRLDLPMGPGEPASGIDFRKLSVAQTFGESWTRTALDTRGRSLVSVAIAATLGASEPLRGQLRIALNSGVTKDEIVDLFIHLLAYAGAARAFEGYQIAMAVFAEHPNQD
- a CDS encoding S8 family serine peptidase is translated as MAALALAVTGALVPPAYLAYAAQSPDHEFSAKQLPRLERPRDLKERDFDANAVLVRFKSDAAKSAKDRVLSRRDVRTSSAIRGTRWVKVHGKGSAVDLMRSLRKDPAVAGVSLDYKRKATVAPNDPAYTYGDQNYLNTVRLPQAWDRTKGSTSQVIAVVDTGVDVTHPDLTGRTVTGYNVLSPGAAPADDNGHGTMVAGIAAANTGNGIGVAGAAWTARVMPVKVLDAEGSGYDSDIAAGVIWAADHGAKIINMSLGGPGDDSALHDAIKYATGKGVVVVVAAGNDGDGRAQYPAAYSEVIAVAATDAAGKLTDFSSYGDWIDIAAPGAGIVSTGPGGDYYIGDGTSFSAPIVSGTAALVRTLYPSLTPAQVLSWLRKNARDAGPRGIDPYYGYGVLDAYASVGGGWAPEFPTPSLGANEPNDVPARATPLGSSVTGTIGAEGDVDWYKFSVDSLKAVDVTVNPPAYDGNLSQNVDPVLAVYDSNLRLVGQSDTQAAGGAEKVSAKVAAGTYYVSVRNYNGALDARAYTLSLASGEAPLFGPTQSTSTGSWPEAVAIGDVTGDGRNDVVMSTSYYFDATNDYKLFVFPQTSNGTLGTPVTYATGLQYSDNASLTLVDANGDGKQDVALATTPGVEIFRQTDAGTLESTGPVAGTAGSQAVTAGDMDGDGDADLVATATGGIKLLTQEADHTFTVSSVTSDSSGEIEVGDVDGDGKADVVGLSGTSVRVWHHTDAGWTRTEHATGSTWGTNGIEVADVNSDGKADVIASLGGNRPTSQVAVFRQNATGGLDAPRLVPVADIPEPIEAADVNGDGRTDVVTAHGGWNTLSVLAQQADGSLGAPAVSSIPYASHYNLQGLAVGDINGDKKVDAVLADYNSGLDVAYNGAAPSPVGEQAWVRGASPADFATVVPLTTKPSVTFTRNVDAASVTSSTVRLLNGRTGVAVAADLSVSGDTVTLTPTAALQDNTPYRIVVSGVKDSAGTVQTETFSTTFRTVDVAPPAVTGLKAQGAFQGATLSWTLPDITDLDQVIIRANAGTTAPSRVSEGIGVYAGAGSSATVTGLVAGTTYTFRVWVRDRSGLYSSAPILTMLGTGVTIGSSTTALTYGGAVTLTGKLVRKDTGAGLAGLPVQLYGKYKGASSYTLITTVTSGTGGALTYTHKPAKGVSYEWLYRGSSSLTGSVTPLRTVTVATLVTGNLSKTSFALGGTVTLSGSVSPSHAGQTVYLQRLVSGSWKNITSRTLSSSSTYSFSIKPTSRTTYYYRVYKPADTDHAAGYSPRRSFKVY
- a CDS encoding low temperature requirement protein A — its product is MRGEEDAQQASFLELFFDLVLVFALVGVVSRMGPDLLSDNVGVRWLSLLYTVVLALPLLWLWTTTAYLTSRFDYRNRWIQLLVLVSAFGLLIMATSLYEFEQRGATFAIVYVVLHVGRPLVLRPLLREHGKVRALYTRLAIWAGVSGVIWLAGAAMHGNYRLALWLVAITVDLVVARARWPVPGMGRPPTSAWATSSSRYLPERYQQLLLIALGETVLSIGLTYATHPTTLAAKAALVVTFLSSVLMWRIYFYRAGQVLAEAVDMASNRAAAGGIVGVAHLLMVLGITFAAAGSEIVLANPQGPSVPAWLAVILGGPAIFLFGRSRLERVVFNRLAVRRLVGIGVLVLLAPLLFFGPPLLAALAAVVVLLGVAVADARRAAGRPPEAPSPSA